DNA sequence from the Tenacibaculum mesophilum genome:
ATAAAAACACTAACTATTGAATTTTCTAAACCAATGAATGAAAAAATAATGAATCTAAGATTAGGTCCGTTAGGAGAATCAAATTTGTTAAGTGTGACAAGTTTTAAAGGATGGTCAAAAGATAAAACTAAATTAGTTTATGAAGTCTCATTAAAGTCAAACTTAAGGCAACAGTTGTTAGTTAGTGATGTATTTCAATCTAATAAAGGATATCCATTACAACCATACCTTATAGATATAACGACGAAGTAACAAAAAACATTGGACTAAATTATCCAAGGTTTTTTATATTAATTAGGTAACTTCTTACTCAATAAACCATAAATAAAAGCCCCTATAAGAGCTCCTAAGAGTACAATAATCATTGGGATTATTCCTTGTCCAATCAAAACAAAAATAGGAGCAGGACAAGCGCCTGCTAGTGCCCAACCTAACCCAAATATAGTGCCGCCAACTAAAGTTCTAATAAATCCTTTTTTCTTTTCTCTAATGTTAATTTGGTTCCCTAAATAATCTTTAACCTTTCCACTTTTAAAGAAATACATAAGTATTGCAGAAATAGCTACGGCAGAACCAATAATACCATACATGTGAAAAGATTGGAATCTAAACATTTCATAAATTCGATACCAAGAAACAGCTTCTGATTTAGATAAAATAATTCCGAAAACTATACCAATAACTAAAAATTTTATATTCTTCATCTTAACCAAATATTAAAGGGAATAGAGCCCAAGTCATTATTAAACCACCAATAAAAAAACCAATTACTGCAATTAAAGAAGGTAATTGAAAACTACTTAGTCCTGTAATGGCATGTCCTGAGGTACATCCTCCTGCATAACGAGTTCCAAATCCAATTAAAATTCCAGCAATTAATAAAATTGTAAAACCTTTTAAGGTTAACATGTTTTCAATGCTGAAAATTTCATTAGGTACATAGGTTTCTCCTGCATTTTGAAAACCTAAATTAGCTAATTCATTTACAGTTGTTGGGTTTAAATCAATTTTTGGTGTAGCAGAGAGGTAGTTAATGGCTATATATCCTCCAATTACTAAACCAATTAAAAAAACAATAGCCCAATCACGTTCTTTCCAATCTTTCTTAAAATAATCAGATACTTTACCTGCTCCAACCATGGTACACATGGTTTCTAAATTAGTTGATACTCCAAAATTTTTACCGAAATAAAAGAATAAAAATAGTATAAAGGCGATAAGTGGCCCAGATACATACCACGACCATGGTTGTAATATAAAATCCATTATAATATGTTTTTTAAATAAGTGATAATGTTTTTTGTTGCTCCCACATTTTTTAAAATATAATTGTGGTTAACTTTCCCCATTTGCTCTCTTAGTTTTTTGTCTGATTGTAATAAAGCAAAATTACTGGAAAATTCATTAGTATTTGTAACGGTCTTTGCACCTCCTATTTCTAGTAAATCAATTGCTTCTTGAAACTTACTGTATTTATTACCACCAAAAATAACAGGAACACCATATGTTGCTGGTTCCAAAATATTATGTAAACCAGTAGCGAGTCCACCACCTACATAGGCAGCATCAGCGTATGAATATATTTTTGTAAGTAAGCCAATAGTGTCAATTATAAAAACTTGATATCCTGATAACTCTTTGTTTAGGTTTTCAGAGTAAAGAACAGTTTTTTTATTGATTGAGTTTTGTAACTCTTTAATCTGTTTTTTATTGATGTTATGTGGAGCAATAATAAACTTTTCATCATCAGTTGCGTGATTATTTAAATAATCTACAATAAGTTCTTCATCTTCTTTCCAAGTACTTCCCGCAACAACAGTGTAATTATTATTTTTAAACTCAGAAATAAAATCTAACGAGTTATCTTGTTGTAAAATATCGTATACGCGATCAAATCGTGTATCACCAGCAATGGTTACGTTATTAAAATTAATAGAATTTAATAAGTCTTTAGAAGTTTTGTTTTGTACAAAAAAGTGATTAAAAACAGTTAGTTTTTCACGCATAAAACCTCCATACCATTTAAAAAAGGATTGTTTTTTTCTAAAAATTCCTGAAATTAAAATCGTAGGAACATTATGTTTTTTTAATTCTGAAAGAAGATTAGGCCAAAACTCATACTTTATCATAATAGCCATATCTGGATGTACTTTTTTGATGAATTTTCTAACGTTCGATTTTGTGTCTAATGGTAAATAGCAAATAACATCAGCTAATGGATAGTTTTTTCTGATTTCATAACCAGAGGGGGAGAAAAAAGTAACAACTATTTTGTAACCTGTATAAAGCTGTTTTAACTCTTCAATAATAGGTCTTCCTTGTTCAAATTCCCCTAAAGAAGCAGCATGAAACCAAATTACTTTATCAGTTTTGGAAATACTGTTTATTCTTGAAAATGTTTCTTTTCTCCCTTCATAAAATAACTTTATTTTTTTGTTGAATAAAGCTATTAATGGGAGTAATATAGATACTACAGAAAGAAGTAAATTGTATAAAAAATTCATTATGCGAATTTATGAAATAAAAAAATCAGTGAAGTTACTCACTGATTTTTTATTCTACGTTGAAATATGTTATGATTCCATTTCAAAATCTTCCATGAACTTAGTGGTATAATTACCTGCTACGTAATCTGGATGATCCATTAATTGTCTGTGGAAAGGAATTGTTGTTTTTACACCTTCAATAACATACTCATCTAATGCGCGTTTCATCTTGTTAATCGCTTCTTCACGAGTTTGTGCAGTAACAATTAACTTAGAAATCATTGAATCGTAGTTTGGTGGAATCATGTACCCAGCATACACGTGAGTATCGATACGAACACCATGACCACCTGGAGCGTGATATGAAGTTATTTTTCCTGGAGCAGGTCTAAATCCGTTATAAGGATCTTCTGCATTAATTCTACATTCAATTGAGTGTAATTGTGGCTTGTAGTTTTTACCTGAAATTGGCACACCAGCCGCAACCAAGATTTGTTCACGAATTAAATCATAGTCTACAACTTCTTCAGTAATTGGATGCTCTACCTGAATACGAGTATTCATTTCCATAAAGTAGAAGTTACGGTGTTTGTCTACTAAGAACTCAACTGTACCAGCACCTTCATACTTAATATATTCAGCAGCCTTTACAGCAGCAGCTCCCATAGCATCACGTAATTCTTCTGTCATGAATGGAGAAGGAGTTTCCTCAGTTAATTTTTGGTGACGACGTTGAACTGAACAATCTCTTTCAGATAAGTGACAAGCTTTACCATAAGCATCACCTACTACTTGGATTTCAATATGGCGAGGTTCTTCAATTAACTTCTCCATATACATATCGTCGTTTCCAAAAGCAGCTTTAGATTCTTGTCTTGCAGAATCCCAAGCATCTTTTAAATCTTCGGCTTTCCAAACAGCACGCATACCTTTACCTCCACCACCGGCAGATGCTTTTAACATTACAGGGTATCCTGTTTCTACAGCGACTTTTTCACATTCTTCAAATGTGGTAATTACACCGTCACTACCTGGTACACATGGTACTCCAGCAGCTTTCATGGTAGCTTTAGCATTCGCTTTATCTCCCATTTTATCAATCATCTCAGGAGAAGCTCCGATAAATTTAATTTCGTGCTCTTCACATAGTTTTGAGAATTTAGCGTTTTCTGCTAAGAAACCATATCCTGGGTGAATTCCGTCAGCATTTGTAATCTCTGCAGCTGCTATGATGCGATCCATTTTTAAATAAGACTCGCTACTTGGAGCAGGTCCAATACAAACAGCTTCATCAGCAAATCGTACGTGTAAACTTTCAGCATCTGCTTTTGAGTAAACAGCTACTGTTTTTATCCCCATCTCTTTACAGGTTCTAATTACACGTAGCGCGATTTCGCCTCTATTGGCAATTAATATCTTTTTAAACATGTCTTTTAGTTTATGAGTTTATTGGGTTTAGTTGTTTAAGAGTTTAGCATAGCTAAACTTCTAAACTTAAAACTTCTAAACCAAAAATTATGATGGGTCTACTAAAAATAATGGTTGATCAAATTCTACTGGAGAAGAATCATCCACTAATACTTTAACGATTTTACCAGATACTTCTGATTCAATTTCGTTAAATAATTTCATTGCTTCAATGATACAAACAGTATCACCAACTTTTACTTCTGTTCCTACTTCAGCAAAATTAGGTTTATCTGGGGAAGGTTTTCTGTAGAAAGTACCAATGATAGGTGATTTTATAGTTACATATTTTGAGTCGTCAGTAGATTCAGCTGCTACTGGGGCTGCAGCTGGTGTAGCTGGTTGTGCTACTGGTGCAGGAGCCATCATTTGTGTAGCTGCTGCAGGAGCAGGGGCTTGAATAATAGTAGTTTCAGGAGTGTCACTTCCAGTTTTAATGGTGATTTTAATATCTTCCATCTCTAGCTTTACTTCACTTGCACCTGACTTAGCTACAAACTTTATAAGACTTTGAATTTCTTTAATGTCCATTTTCCTAAATTTTAGTTGTTTAGTTTATGAGTTATAGGCCCATTTTAAATAGATAGCTCCCCATGTGAAGCCTCCACCAAATGCGGCAAAAATTAAATTATCTCCTTTTTTCAACTCTTTTTCATAGTCAGCAAGTAACAACGGTAAAGTAGCAGACGTTGTATTTCCATACTTATGAATGTTCATCATTACTTTATCATCTTCTAAGCCTACTCTATTAGCAGTAGCTTCGATGATTCTTTTATTAGCTTGGTGTGGTACTAACCACTGAATGTCATCTTTTGTTAAGTTGTTTCTGGTTAACATTTTTTCAGAAACATCTGCCATGTTAGAAACAGCAAACTTAAATACAGTTCTTCCTTCTTGATGAACAAAATGTTGCTTGTTTTTAACAGTGTCTTCTGATGCTGGTAAAATTGATCCACCTGCATCGATTTTTAAGAATTCTCGACCAATTCCGTCGCTTCTTAAATACTCATCTTGTAACCCTAAACCGTCGTTATTAGGTTCAAATAAAACAGCACCTGCCCCATCTCCAAAGATGATACAAGTAGCTCTATCGCTATAATCAATAATTGATGACATTTTATCGGCACCAATTAACAATACTTTTTTATATCTACCGCTTTCAATATAACTAGAGGCAGTTGACATACCGTATAAAAAACTAGAGCAAGCCGCTTGTAAATCATAAGAAAAAGCATTTACGGCTCCTATTTTAGAAGCTGTATAAGCTGCAGTTGAAGCTACAGGCATATCTGGAGTAGCAGTTGCTACGATAACCATGTCAATGTCTTCAGGGTTTGTATTTGATTTTTGAAGTAAATCTTCTGCTGCTTTTATTGCCATGAAAGAAGTTCCAAGACCTTCGCCTTTTAAAATTCTTCTTTCTTTGATTCCTGTTCTCGTAGTAATCCACTCATCATTGGTGTCTACCATTGTTTCTAGCTCCTTATTAGTTAGAGCATGTTCTGGAATATATTTTCCTACCGCTGTTATAGCTGCAGTTATTTTAGTCATAGTTGTTTGTTTTGTAGTAAAACGAGTTTTCAAAGTAATGAAAATTATTTCACTTTTTTATAGAAAAAAACATCAAAAAGAGTATTTTTTGATGTAAAAACATAAAAAAACCCTCAAAGTAGAGGGTTTTTTTATTTTTTAAACTAGTTTTTAAGCCTCAGCAGCAGCACTTTCTAATACTACTTGACCTCTGTAATAAAGTTTTCCTTCATGCCAGTGAGCTCTGTGGTATAAATGAGCTTCTCCAGTTGTAGGATCAACAGCTATTTGAGGTACAGAAGCTTTATAGTGAGTTCTTCTTTTATCTCTTCTAGTTTTAGATATTTTTCTCTTTGGATGTGCCATTTTATGTCTTATTTATCTGTTAGTAAATCCTTTAATTTATCCCATCTAGGGTCTGTTGATGTTTCTTCAACAGTTTTTTCTTCGTTTATTTTTAATTCCTCTAATTTTCTTAAAGCATCTGATTGCATAGTACCATCAACAACATTTGGGTGTACTCTTTTGCTCGGTACTGATAACACAATTAACTCATATATATATTGAGAAACATTTACTTGATAAGCTTCATGTGGAAGTATCAAGATTTCATCGTGTTCATCATTAAACTCAGGTCCAAACTTAACAACTAAATCTAAATTACCATTGATTGGTAAATCAAATAATTCATTAGTAATGTCACAAGGAACATTAACTGTTCCGCTTATGTTAAAAGCAAGCTCTAATAAAGTGCTTTTTTTAACAAATGTAACATCAGCTTTTATGTTAACGTTGTTAAACTCGTCAAACTGAAATGCTTCAAAGAACGTTTTGTCAATTTGATATTCAAACAAATGACTTCCTTCTTTTAAACCTACAAAAGGTATGTTGAATTGTTTTAAGTCTTTCATCTACAACTATCAATTTGAGCGTGCAAAGATATAAAAAATGTTTTTACTTTTATGTTTTGAGTAAAAAAAATGAACTATTTTGCTTTTAATGCGTTTTTTGTAAGTTCTTGATACTCTTTTCGGTTCTTAAATATTTGTAATGAGGTAAATAAGGCTTCTTTAAAAGATGTGGGATTAGCATTATTTTTACCAGCAATATCAAATCCAGTTCCATGGTCTGGAGAGGTTCTTACCTTGCTCAAACCAGCAGTGAAATTTACACCATTTCCAAAAGATAAAGCTTTAAATGGAGCCAAACCTTGGTCGTGATACATGGCTAAAACTCCGTCAAATTGTTCATAGGTTTTTGAACCAAAGAAACCGTCGGCTGCATACGGGCCAAAAACTAATTTACCAGTTTCTTTAATTTCAGTAATAGTAGGGCGAATAATTTCGTCATCTTCAGTACCAATTATCCCATTGTCACCACAATGTGGATTTAGCCCTAATACTGCAATTTTAGGTTTACTAATATTAAAATCTTGTTTTAAAGAGTTGCACATGATTTCAACTTTAGATTTTATAAGCTCAGGAGTAATGGTTTCAGAAACTTTAGAAACAGGAATATGACCAGTTATTAAACCAATACGTAATTCATTTGTCATTAAAATCATTAAACTTCTTCCATCAAAGTTCTCTTCTAGATATTCTGTGTGCCCTGGGAACTTAAATTTTTCAGATTGAATATTTTCTTTGTTAATAGGAGCTGTAACAATAAGATCTATTTGATTCTTTTTTAAAGCTCCAACAGCTGCTTGTAATGATTTTAAGGCAAATTTACCACCTTCTTCAGTAGTTTTACCTAAGTCTACCTTAACCTCTTCTTTCCAACTGTTTAATAAATTAACTTTACCATGAACAAGTTTATCTAAAGAAGTAATTCCATGAATACTGGTGTTAAGTCTTAACGTTTTTTTATGATATGAAATCAATTTGTTTGAAGCAAATAAAACTGGAGTGCAAAAATCAAGCATTCGTTTGTCTTCAAATGTTTTTAAAATAATTTCGATACCAATTCCATTGATGTCCCCAACCGAAATTCCGACAATAATTTTGTTTGCTTTATCCATAGTTTACTTTCGTAGGTAAAGTTGTATTTTTGATGCTAACAAAAGTAACTAAATTTTTATAGAATGTTTACCGGAATAATAGAAACTCTTGGAATTGTAAAAGGGATTGAGCGTGAAAAAGAGAATTTACACCTTACAATAAAAAGTACAATAACCAATGAATTAAAAATAGATCAGAGTGTAGCACATAATGGTGTTTGCTTAACAGTTGTTGCAATTGATAAGGATGAGTATACAGTTACAGCTATAAAAGAAACACTAGACAAAACGAATATAGGTGATTTACAGGTAGGAGATGAGATAAACCTTGAAAGAGCAATGAAGTTAGGGGCTCGATTAGATGGGCACATAGTACAGGGACATGTAGATGGAACAGGGGTTTGTAAAAATATAGAAGATGCTGAAGGGAGTACAGTTTTTACTTTTTCATATGATTTTAATGGCTCTAATGTTACGATTGAAAAAGGTTCGATTACTATAAACGGAGTAAGTTTAACTGTGGTAAACTCTAAAAAGGATGAGTTTAGTGTGGCTATTATTCCATATACTTACGAGCATACAACCTTTAAAAACTTTAAAATAGGTATCAAAGTGAATTTAGAATTTGATGTGATTGGGAAATATGTTGCTAGATTACACGCTTTAAGAGGATAAGATAAAATTATAAAAATTGCATGAAAACCATGGAACTATTTAAGTCTATTGCCTTATGTTTTTCTGGAGGAGGATATAGAGCTGCTTGTTTTTCATTAGGAACATTGTCTTTATTAGAAAAAGTAGGTTTACTAGAAAATGTAAAAGCAATTTCTACCGTTTCTGGAGGAACAATTACCGGGGTTAAGTATGCACAATCTCAAATTGAAGGAAAAGAGTTTCAAACTTTTTTTGATGAGTATTATGCGTGGTTAGCAAAGGATGAGTTAACAAGTAATGCACTTAGTCACTTGAGATGGCCTTTAATTTGGAATCAGCCCGAAAATAAGCACAAGCGAAAAAATCCGATTAATGCGTTTGCTATAGAGTATAATAAGTTAACAGATAATGCAACTTTGGGAGAGGTTCAAGATGCAATTAGCGAAGGAAAAACGCATTTAGAAAGGGTGATTTTTAATGCAACAGATTTTGATAGTACACATCAGTTTAGGTTTCAAAATATAAAAGGAAATCAAAAAAGGTTTGGAAATGGAAAAGCACATAGCAAATATAAAGGAGTTATTAATGATATAAAATTAGGAGATGTAATAGCTGCTTCTACAGCATTTCCGGGAGGATTTGAGCCTATAGGTTTTCCGTACGATTTTACTCCGAAGCATAATGATTTAGAGGAAATAGGATTGATGGATGGAGGTATTGTAGATAATCAAGGTGCTTCTGTTTTTGTGTCTGAAGCGCAAAATCAATGTGAAGGAAAACCTGAACTTCATGACTTATATTTTTTGTGTGATGTTTCATCACCATATCCAGGAGAGGGTTTTAAATTTGCTTCTGATTCTTGGTTTAGTAAGTATGTGTCCTATGTGTCTAGCGCTTTTACCTTGTTGTTTATGTTGATAGTTACCGTGTTTTTTGGAGTACAAAAGATGATGGTTTGGTACACAGTGAGTGTTGTAATATTAGCTTTTTTGGTGTTTATTCACTTTCTGTTTTTTTCATTATCTAAATTAATGCAAAATGAAACAGGTGTAGATCAAAGGTTATATTTACCACCAAGAAGAGTTGGTTTTTATATACTTAACAGAGCAAAATCGTTGGTTCGCATGGCAAGTGTAGTTTTTCTTAAAAATGATAGGAGGCAACATGCAAATGCGATTTATAGTACTTTTCCAAATAAAATAATTACATCTACAGTGTATGAGTTACGATGTAAAGATGCTTCAGGAAATCAAACAACCCGACCAGAGAACGAGAGAGGTTGGGGGGAAATAAAGAAATATACAGGGGGTATAAGCGAAGCAATTATTAAAAATTCAAATAAAAGCACATCTTTCGGCACTACTTTATGGTTCACGAAAAAAGATAAGGCAAATGGTATGTTAAACAGTGTTATTGCATGTGGGGAGTATACTGCTTGTTATAATTTGTTATCATATCTAATTATTCAATATGGTGACAGAGCTACTGAAATGCTAATTTTTAAAAAATTATTATCTCTTTGGAAGAAATTTCAAGAAAACCCCCATTTTTTAGTAGAGGAGCGTCAAGAAAAATTAAAAACGATGAAAGGGTAAATATTCATCGTTTTCTAGTTTTAAAAAATTAAAGTTTTTATTGTGCTTACGATAGTATTAAGAACTTTATTTTTAAAATGACCTAAGCTTATTTTTGAAATACCTGCGGCTTGTAAAGCTTTCATTTGGAATAAGTCTTTCTGGCTTTTTACAAGCCATTCAAAATCTTCTACGGTAAGTTTTCCTTGTGCTAATAAAGACGTCCATCTTTCTAGTTTGTCTTTTGAATCATTCAAGAATAGTTCAATGTCTTTTTTAGATTCTTGTGAAAATTCACTAAACTTATCACTAAATAAAGAGATTAGTGATTTTTTTAATTCTTGTAATATTTTTTCGAAATCCATAGCGTATTAATTGTTTGAAAGAAGTTGTAGTAATTTGTTTTTTGTAGCAGGTTCTTTTTTACTTTCGTATTCAAGTAACAGATTAAATGCCTCAGTTATTTGCCCTTTAGCTTCCGTGATAAAAAAAGGAGAAAGCTTATTTTTTTCTTTCCATCGTTTTAAAAAACCAGCAAGTAAGTTTTTGTCTTGGTCAGCTAATAACAACCACAT
Encoded proteins:
- a CDS encoding YceD family protein codes for the protein MKDLKQFNIPFVGLKEGSHLFEYQIDKTFFEAFQFDEFNNVNIKADVTFVKKSTLLELAFNISGTVNVPCDITNELFDLPINGNLDLVVKFGPEFNDEHDEILILPHEAYQVNVSQYIYELIVLSVPSKRVHPNVVDGTMQSDALRKLEELKINEEKTVEETSTDPRWDKLKDLLTDK
- a CDS encoding beta-ketoacyl-ACP synthase III codes for the protein MTKITAAITAVGKYIPEHALTNKELETMVDTNDEWITTRTGIKERRILKGEGLGTSFMAIKAAEDLLQKSNTNPEDIDMVIVATATPDMPVASTAAYTASKIGAVNAFSYDLQAACSSFLYGMSTASSYIESGRYKKVLLIGADKMSSIIDYSDRATCIIFGDGAGAVLFEPNNDGLGLQDEYLRSDGIGREFLKIDAGGSILPASEDTVKNKQHFVHQEGRTVFKFAVSNMADVSEKMLTRNNLTKDDIQWLVPHQANKRIIEATANRVGLEDDKVMMNIHKYGNTTSATLPLLLADYEKELKKGDNLIFAAFGGGFTWGAIYLKWAYNS
- the accC gene encoding acetyl-CoA carboxylase biotin carboxylase subunit, whose product is MFKKILIANRGEIALRVIRTCKEMGIKTVAVYSKADAESLHVRFADEAVCIGPAPSSESYLKMDRIIAAAEITNADGIHPGYGFLAENAKFSKLCEEHEIKFIGASPEMIDKMGDKANAKATMKAAGVPCVPGSDGVITTFEECEKVAVETGYPVMLKASAGGGGKGMRAVWKAEDLKDAWDSARQESKAAFGNDDMYMEKLIEEPRHIEIQVVGDAYGKACHLSERDCSVQRRHQKLTEETPSPFMTEELRDAMGAAAVKAAEYIKYEGAGTVEFLVDKHRNFYFMEMNTRIQVEHPITEEVVDYDLIREQILVAAGVPISGKNYKPQLHSIECRINAEDPYNGFRPAPGKITSYHAPGGHGVRIDTHVYAGYMIPPNYDSMISKLIVTAQTREEAINKMKRALDEYVIEGVKTTIPFHRQLMDHPDYVAGNYTTKFMEDFEMES
- a CDS encoding patatin-like phospholipase family protein, with the protein product MELFKSIALCFSGGGYRAACFSLGTLSLLEKVGLLENVKAISTVSGGTITGVKYAQSQIEGKEFQTFFDEYYAWLAKDELTSNALSHLRWPLIWNQPENKHKRKNPINAFAIEYNKLTDNATLGEVQDAISEGKTHLERVIFNATDFDSTHQFRFQNIKGNQKRFGNGKAHSKYKGVINDIKLGDVIAASTAFPGGFEPIGFPYDFTPKHNDLEEIGLMDGGIVDNQGASVFVSEAQNQCEGKPELHDLYFLCDVSSPYPGEGFKFASDSWFSKYVSYVSSAFTLLFMLIVTVFFGVQKMMVWYTVSVVILAFLVFIHFLFFSLSKLMQNETGVDQRLYLPPRRVGFYILNRAKSLVRMASVVFLKNDRRQHANAIYSTFPNKIITSTVYELRCKDASGNQTTRPENERGWGEIKKYTGGISEAIIKNSNKSTSFGTTLWFTKKDKANGMLNSVIACGEYTACYNLLSYLIIQYGDRATEMLIFKKLLSLWKKFQENPHFLVEERQEKLKTMKG
- the pdxA gene encoding 4-hydroxythreonine-4-phosphate dehydrogenase PdxA; the protein is MDKANKIIVGISVGDINGIGIEIILKTFEDKRMLDFCTPVLFASNKLISYHKKTLRLNTSIHGITSLDKLVHGKVNLLNSWKEEVKVDLGKTTEEGGKFALKSLQAAVGALKKNQIDLIVTAPINKENIQSEKFKFPGHTEYLEENFDGRSLMILMTNELRIGLITGHIPVSKVSETITPELIKSKVEIMCNSLKQDFNISKPKIAVLGLNPHCGDNGIIGTEDDEIIRPTITEIKETGKLVFGPYAADGFFGSKTYEQFDGVLAMYHDQGLAPFKALSFGNGVNFTAGLSKVRTSPDHGTGFDIAGKNNANPTSFKEALFTSLQIFKNRKEYQELTKNALKAK
- the accB gene encoding acetyl-CoA carboxylase biotin carboxyl carrier protein; the encoded protein is MDIKEIQSLIKFVAKSGASEVKLEMEDIKITIKTGSDTPETTIIQAPAPAAATQMMAPAPVAQPATPAAAPVAAESTDDSKYVTIKSPIIGTFYRKPSPDKPNFAEVGTEVKVGDTVCIIEAMKLFNEIESEVSGKIVKVLVDDSSPVEFDQPLFLVDPS
- the rpmF gene encoding 50S ribosomal protein L32: MAHPKRKISKTRRDKRRTHYKASVPQIAVDPTTGEAHLYHRAHWHEGKLYYRGQVVLESAAAEA
- a CDS encoding DUF6691 family protein; translation: MKNIKFLVIGIVFGIILSKSEAVSWYRIYEMFRFQSFHMYGIIGSAVAISAILMYFFKSGKVKDYLGNQINIREKKKGFIRTLVGGTIFGLGWALAGACPAPIFVLIGQGIIPMIIVLLGALIGAFIYGLLSKKLPN
- a CDS encoding riboflavin synthase, encoding MFTGIIETLGIVKGIEREKENLHLTIKSTITNELKIDQSVAHNGVCLTVVAIDKDEYTVTAIKETLDKTNIGDLQVGDEINLERAMKLGARLDGHIVQGHVDGTGVCKNIEDAEGSTVFTFSYDFNGSNVTIEKGSITINGVSLTVVNSKKDEFSVAIIPYTYEHTTFKNFKIGIKVNLEFDVIGKYVARLHALRG
- a CDS encoding YeeE/YedE family protein, whose amino-acid sequence is MDFILQPWSWYVSGPLIAFILFLFFYFGKNFGVSTNLETMCTMVGAGKVSDYFKKDWKERDWAIVFLIGLVIGGYIAINYLSATPKIDLNPTTVNELANLGFQNAGETYVPNEIFSIENMLTLKGFTILLIAGILIGFGTRYAGGCTSGHAITGLSSFQLPSLIAVIGFFIGGLIMTWALFPLIFG
- a CDS encoding 3-deoxy-D-manno-octulosonic acid transferase, coding for MNFLYNLLLSVVSILLPLIALFNKKIKLFYEGRKETFSRINSISKTDKVIWFHAASLGEFEQGRPIIEELKQLYTGYKIVVTFFSPSGYEIRKNYPLADVICYLPLDTKSNVRKFIKKVHPDMAIMIKYEFWPNLLSELKKHNVPTILISGIFRKKQSFFKWYGGFMREKLTVFNHFFVQNKTSKDLLNSINFNNVTIAGDTRFDRVYDILQQDNSLDFISEFKNNNYTVVAGSTWKEDEELIVDYLNNHATDDEKFIIAPHNINKKQIKELQNSINKKTVLYSENLNKELSGYQVFIIDTIGLLTKIYSYADAAYVGGGLATGLHNILEPATYGVPVIFGGNKYSKFQEAIDLLEIGGAKTVTNTNEFSSNFALLQSDKKLREQMGKVNHNYILKNVGATKNIITYLKNIL